One window of the Rhodohalobacter sp. SW132 genome contains the following:
- a CDS encoding rhomboid family intramembrane serine protease, translated as MSVYQQDSFWNAFKRGFLSMPPVIRTIIAINVVIFVLMALLGSWISEPLLSLFAFNPDPFTALTQPWRIITYMFLHGGGFHLIFNMLWLWWMGRMVEESIGPRTFSVIFFGAGIGGALLQVAYASVFGANFVIGASGAVLGIMVAFAYLFPTAPIMLLFLPPIQARFFVAGWIALDFLLLGSGDNVARLVHLGGAGTGFLLTKMHYQGYDLSSLVRPIEQIFKGKGGSKKKKKKPKRSDMYAVSDVEIMEEQDVDELDEILEKISKKGYDGLTAEEKKKLFDLSKKN; from the coding sequence ATGTCGGTATACCAGCAAGATTCTTTTTGGAATGCATTTAAGCGGGGCTTCCTGAGCATGCCCCCGGTAATCCGTACAATTATCGCGATCAATGTTGTGATATTTGTGCTGATGGCCCTGTTAGGTTCATGGATCAGTGAACCGCTGCTTTCTCTGTTTGCCTTTAATCCGGACCCGTTTACCGCTCTTACGCAGCCCTGGAGAATCATAACCTATATGTTTCTCCATGGTGGCGGTTTTCACCTGATCTTTAATATGCTCTGGCTTTGGTGGATGGGGCGTATGGTGGAAGAATCCATCGGACCAAGAACCTTTTCCGTGATCTTTTTTGGTGCAGGAATCGGAGGTGCTTTGCTGCAGGTGGCTTATGCATCAGTTTTCGGAGCTAATTTTGTGATTGGAGCTTCCGGGGCCGTACTTGGCATCATGGTGGCTTTTGCTTACCTGTTTCCAACCGCACCAATAATGCTCCTGTTCCTGCCACCGATACAAGCCAGGTTTTTTGTTGCCGGCTGGATTGCACTCGATTTTCTGCTTCTTGGATCCGGGGATAATGTTGCGCGCCTGGTACACCTTGGAGGAGCCGGTACGGGTTTTCTGCTCACCAAAATGCATTATCAGGGATATGATCTGAGTTCTCTCGTTCGGCCTATTGAACAAATCTTTAAAGGCAAAGGTGGGTCCAAAAAGAAAAAGAAGAAACCGAAACGCTCCGATATGTATGCTGTCTCCGATGTAGAAATTATGGAGGAGCAGGATGTGGATGAACTGGATGAGATACTGGAAAAGATATCGAAAAAAGGGTACGACGGGCTGACCGCTGAAGAGAAGAAAAAACTATTTGATCTGAGTAAGAAAAATTGA